The proteins below come from a single Asanoa ferruginea genomic window:
- a CDS encoding alpha/beta fold hydrolase: MTQLTSPTRTVEADNGTTFAYRRFGKQSDVPLLLLQCFRGNIDLWDPIMVDTIAAEREVITVDASGVGRSTGSTPHNVPDYARDIISFVDALGLHNIDLLGFSMGGFVAQELTLMRPYLIRQLVLAGTGPEGGRGFHKWADELQSHAFKEEQDAEDLLYLFFTPSEASRAKGMDYLGRIFSRESDQDAVTSLETRDAQIDAIADWGIPDPSKFSRLAGLRQPTLVVNGDRDIMVPTPNTFLLAGHLPNAELVLYPDAAHGALFQYPEDFGNRVNEFLEAAEDPAW; the protein is encoded by the coding sequence ATGACGCAGCTGACATCACCTACGCGCACGGTCGAAGCCGACAACGGCACCACGTTCGCCTACCGGCGCTTCGGGAAGCAGTCCGACGTACCCCTGCTGCTCCTGCAATGTTTCCGGGGCAACATCGACCTCTGGGACCCGATCATGGTCGACACGATCGCCGCCGAACGCGAGGTGATCACCGTCGACGCGAGCGGCGTCGGCCGTTCGACGGGCAGCACGCCACACAACGTGCCTGACTACGCCCGCGACATCATCTCGTTCGTCGACGCGCTCGGCCTGCACAACATCGACCTGCTCGGCTTCTCGATGGGCGGCTTCGTCGCGCAGGAACTGACGCTGATGCGCCCCTACCTGATCCGCCAACTCGTGCTGGCCGGCACCGGCCCCGAGGGTGGCCGCGGCTTCCACAAATGGGCCGACGAGCTGCAAAGCCACGCCTTCAAGGAAGAGCAGGACGCCGAAGACCTGCTCTACCTGTTCTTCACGCCGTCGGAGGCCAGCCGGGCCAAGGGCATGGACTACCTCGGCCGCATCTTCAGCCGGGAGAGCGACCAGGACGCGGTGACGTCGCTGGAGACCCGCGACGCTCAGATCGACGCGATCGCCGACTGGGGCATCCCGGACCCCAGCAAGTTTTCGCGCCTGGCCGGCCTGCGCCAGCCAACGCTGGTCGTCAACGGCGACCGCGACATCATGGTGCCGACCCCGAACACCTTCCTACTGGCCGGCCATCTCCCCAACGCCGAGTTGGTCCTCTACCCCGACGCGGCACACGGCGCGCTGTTCCAATACCCGGAAGACTTCGGCAACCGGGTCAACGAGTTCCTCGAGGCCGCGGAAGACCCGGCCTGGTAG
- a CDS encoding SRPBCC family protein: MDIDRQAPAIVEVSRIIRAPLMTLWLLHVDIDAWPRWNRHISSAALRGPIGVDATFDWETEGLKITSTITEYDPMRRIAWTGTASGIEARHVWTFAPRTEQAAQVQTVESWAGDPVRADPAAMRAALDGSLQGWLTALESESERVTH; encoded by the coding sequence ATGGACATCGACCGCCAGGCACCGGCCATCGTCGAGGTCTCCCGAATCATCCGGGCGCCGTTGATGACGCTCTGGCTTTTGCACGTCGACATCGACGCCTGGCCACGCTGGAACCGACACATTTCCAGCGCGGCCCTGCGCGGCCCGATCGGCGTCGACGCGACGTTCGACTGGGAAACCGAGGGCTTGAAAATCACGTCGACCATCACGGAGTACGACCCGATGCGGCGGATCGCCTGGACCGGCACGGCCAGCGGCATCGAGGCTCGACACGTCTGGACCTTCGCGCCGCGCACGGAGCAGGCGGCACAGGTGCAGACCGTCGAGTCGTGGGCCGGCGACCCGGTGCGCGCCGACCCCGCGGCGATGCGGGCGGCCCTGGACGGCAGCTTGCAGGGTTGGCTGACCGCCCTGGAAAGCGAAAGCGAACGCGTCACCCACTAG
- a CDS encoding GNAT family N-acetyltransferase produces MPELIVPTTRLHAAFVECCDDWGPGLHEDGFGLGADDDVRSPDGFATWVRQRLYLTHAAGEPCPDERHASPRWIVENGQVLGGIALRHKFDDDLGQIGYGVRPSARRRGLASWALGEMLVEARAVLGLDRILIPCLRDNLASARTIERNGGVLEGVRDTDHGPVRRYWITLASG; encoded by the coding sequence ATGCCTGAACTCATCGTGCCAACCACCCGCCTGCACGCCGCCTTCGTGGAGTGCTGCGACGACTGGGGTCCGGGGCTACACGAAGACGGCTTCGGCCTGGGCGCCGACGACGATGTGCGCTCGCCGGACGGCTTCGCCACCTGGGTGCGCCAGCGCCTCTACCTGACCCACGCGGCCGGCGAACCGTGTCCCGACGAGCGGCACGCCTCGCCGCGGTGGATCGTCGAAAACGGCCAGGTGCTCGGCGGGATCGCGCTGCGGCACAAGTTCGACGACGACCTGGGCCAGATCGGCTATGGGGTACGTCCTTCGGCGCGCCGCCGTGGTCTGGCCAGTTGGGCGTTGGGGGAGATGCTCGTGGAGGCCCGCGCCGTGCTGGGCCTGGACCGCATCCTCATTCCCTGCCTGCGGGACAACCTCGCCTCGGCCCGCACGATCGAACGCAACGGCGGCGTGCTGGAGGGCGTCCGCGACACCGACCACGGCCCGGTGCGCCGCTACTGGATCACCCTGGCTAGTGGGTGA
- a CDS encoding winged helix DNA-binding domain-containing protein: MAAERISERVLNRALLERQFLLARTGRGPLEVIRRLVAVQAQEPNWAFVGLWTRIDGFRQAALTALLEDGQVVRSGLLRSTQHLAASADFRRLRPLLQPVLDRTASTPHFARNRAGLGTEELLASGREVLAGGTVTRKELARRLAERHPGRDGKLLAGEVELRVPLVHGPATGGWGAWGNRSAVSVTPAEPQGRPMTVEELIRRYLAGFGPAGVRDVQAWCGLTRLSEVVDRMRGELRGYLDAEGKELFDLADAELPDADCPAPVRLLPAFDNALLGHADRTRIISDQDRSAVMPGQARVRPTFLVDGRVHGTWALRDGTVEVNPFRPLGADDQASLEAEADRLLSFTGDSGGTGPVPPHVPGQPIGDRGQVVGSSGSPAGTSPATTADASVSPPGW, translated from the coding sequence ATGGCAGCCGAAAGGATCTCCGAGCGGGTGCTCAACCGGGCTTTGCTGGAGCGGCAGTTTCTGCTCGCCCGCACCGGGCGCGGCCCGCTCGAGGTGATCAGACGGCTGGTGGCCGTGCAGGCGCAGGAGCCCAACTGGGCCTTTGTCGGGCTGTGGACCAGGATCGACGGGTTCCGGCAGGCCGCGCTTACCGCGTTGCTCGAAGACGGGCAGGTGGTTCGGTCCGGTCTGCTGCGCAGCACCCAGCATCTCGCCGCCAGCGCCGACTTCCGGCGGTTGCGGCCCTTGCTCCAGCCGGTGCTCGACCGCACCGCGAGCACGCCGCACTTCGCCCGCAACCGGGCCGGGCTGGGCACCGAGGAGTTGCTCGCCAGCGGGCGTGAGGTGCTCGCCGGCGGCACGGTGACACGCAAGGAACTCGCGCGGCGGCTGGCCGAACGGCACCCTGGGCGCGATGGCAAGCTGCTGGCCGGTGAGGTCGAGTTGCGCGTCCCGCTGGTGCACGGGCCGGCCACCGGCGGGTGGGGCGCGTGGGGCAACCGTTCCGCGGTCTCCGTCACGCCCGCCGAGCCCCAGGGGCGGCCGATGACCGTCGAAGAGCTCATCCGGCGCTATCTGGCCGGCTTCGGGCCGGCGGGCGTACGCGACGTGCAGGCCTGGTGCGGGTTGACCCGGCTGTCCGAAGTGGTCGATCGGATGCGCGGCGAGCTGCGCGGCTATCTCGACGCCGAAGGGAAAGAACTGTTCGATCTCGCCGATGCCGAGTTGCCCGATGCCGACTGCCCCGCACCCGTGCGGCTGCTGCCGGCCTTCGACAACGCCCTGCTCGGCCATGCCGACCGGACCCGGATCATCAGCGACCAGGACCGAAGCGCGGTGATGCCCGGTCAGGCCCGCGTGCGACCGACGTTCCTGGTCGACGGCCGGGTGCACGGGACCTGGGCGCTGCGCGACGGGACGGTGGAGGTCAACCCGTTCCGGCCACTCGGCGCCGACGACCAGGCGAGCCTGGAAGCGGAAGCCGATCGGCTGCTGTCGTTCACCGGCGACAGCGGGGGCACCGGACCGGTGCCCCCGCACGTCCCAGGTCAGCCGATCGGCGACCGGGGCCAGGTTGTGGGGTCGTCCGGGTCGCCGGCCGGCACCAGCCCGGCCACGACCGCCGATGCCTCGGTCTCGCCGCCCGGTTGGTAA
- a CDS encoding SigE family RNA polymerase sigma factor encodes MTFEEYVLTRGPALVRLARLLLADDHRADDLVQEVLAKAYPRWARIARADDPDRYVRRMLVNARNSWWRRAVRRREISLAGVDALPASPSGVDSADRDALWQLVAALPARQRAALVLRYYEDLDDAAIAEILGCSAVTVRTHVMRGIAALRAKVGPAGFPSALPMRSKP; translated from the coding sequence GTGACGTTCGAGGAGTACGTGCTCACCCGGGGCCCCGCCCTGGTCCGCCTGGCGCGGTTGCTGCTGGCCGACGACCACCGCGCCGATGACCTGGTGCAGGAGGTCCTGGCCAAGGCCTATCCCCGCTGGGCCCGGATCGCCCGCGCCGACGATCCCGACCGCTACGTGCGTCGGATGCTGGTCAACGCGCGCAACTCGTGGTGGCGGCGGGCGGTGCGGCGGCGGGAGATATCGCTGGCCGGCGTCGACGCCCTGCCCGCGTCTCCCTCCGGTGTGGACAGTGCCGACCGCGACGCGTTGTGGCAACTGGTGGCCGCGCTTCCGGCGCGGCAGCGGGCGGCCCTCGTGCTGCGCTACTACGAGGATCTCGACGACGCGGCGATCGCGGAGATCCTGGGCTGTTCGGCCGTCACGGTCCGGACACACGTGATGCGCGGGATCGCCGCGCTGCGCGCGAAGGTCGGTCCCGCCGGTTTTCCCTCCGCTCTCCCGATGAGGAGCAAGCCATGA
- the purH gene encoding bifunctional phosphoribosylaminoimidazolecarboxamide formyltransferase/IMP cyclohydrolase — translation MNDEARRPLRRALVSVYDKTGLAELATALHAGGVEIVSTGSTAAAIAAAGVPVTRVEDLTGFPEVLDGRVKTLHPRVHAGLLADTRLESHVAALSDLDIAPFELLVSNLYPFQETVASGATVDECIEQIDIGGPAMVRAAAKNHASVAVVTSPAAYPGIVNALAVGGFTLAERRALAARAFADIADYDVAVAEFFATTVAPADWPTFAGLTLHVETPLRYGENPHQQAALYANPAAPAGLAQAEQLHGKEMSYNNYVDADAAWRSAHDFDAPAVAIIKHANPCGIAVGDDVAEAHRKAHACDPVSAYGGVIAVNREVSVEMATQVADIFTEVLVAPAFADGALDILSRKKSIRLLKAPVFAPLPAEWKPITGGVLVQMRDAIDAPGDDPAAWRLVAGTPAEADVLADLAFAWRAVRSVKSNAILLAHDGASVGVGMGQVNRVDSARLAVSRAGADRAAGSVAASDAFFPFPDGFQILADAGVRAVVQPGGSIRDDEVIAAASAAGVTMYLTGARHFFH, via the coding sequence GTGAACGACGAAGCGCGGCGTCCGCTGCGGCGAGCCCTGGTCAGCGTTTACGACAAGACCGGGCTGGCGGAGCTCGCGACCGCCCTGCACGCCGGCGGCGTGGAGATCGTGTCGACCGGCTCGACGGCCGCGGCCATCGCGGCCGCCGGTGTGCCGGTCACCCGGGTGGAAGACCTGACCGGCTTCCCCGAGGTGCTCGACGGGCGGGTCAAGACCCTGCACCCCCGGGTGCACGCCGGGCTGCTCGCCGACACGCGGCTGGAGAGCCACGTCGCGGCACTGTCCGATCTGGATATCGCACCGTTCGAGCTGCTGGTGTCCAATCTCTACCCGTTCCAGGAGACGGTCGCGTCGGGCGCGACGGTCGACGAGTGCATCGAACAGATCGACATCGGCGGACCGGCGATGGTACGCGCGGCCGCCAAGAACCACGCCTCGGTGGCCGTGGTGACCTCGCCCGCGGCGTACCCCGGCATCGTGAATGCTCTGGCCGTTGGCGGTTTCACGCTGGCCGAGCGGCGCGCGCTGGCGGCCCGGGCGTTCGCCGACATCGCCGACTACGACGTGGCGGTGGCGGAGTTCTTCGCGACCACCGTGGCGCCGGCCGACTGGCCGACGTTCGCCGGGCTCACCCTGCACGTCGAGACGCCGCTGCGCTACGGCGAGAACCCGCACCAGCAGGCCGCGCTCTACGCCAACCCGGCGGCGCCGGCCGGGCTCGCCCAGGCCGAGCAGTTGCACGGCAAGGAGATGTCCTACAACAACTACGTCGACGCCGACGCGGCCTGGCGATCCGCGCACGACTTCGACGCGCCCGCGGTGGCGATCATCAAGCACGCCAACCCGTGTGGCATCGCGGTCGGCGACGACGTGGCCGAGGCGCACCGCAAGGCGCACGCCTGTGACCCGGTGTCGGCCTACGGCGGCGTGATCGCGGTCAACCGCGAGGTGAGCGTGGAGATGGCGACCCAGGTGGCCGACATCTTCACCGAGGTGCTGGTCGCGCCGGCCTTCGCCGATGGTGCGCTCGACATCCTGAGCCGCAAGAAGAGCATCCGCCTGCTGAAGGCGCCGGTGTTCGCGCCGCTGCCGGCCGAGTGGAAGCCGATCACCGGCGGCGTCCTGGTGCAGATGCGCGACGCGATCGACGCGCCGGGCGACGACCCGGCCGCCTGGCGCCTGGTCGCGGGCACCCCGGCCGAGGCCGACGTGCTGGCCGACCTGGCGTTCGCGTGGCGGGCCGTCCGGTCGGTGAAGTCCAACGCGATCCTGCTCGCCCACGACGGCGCGTCGGTCGGGGTCGGCATGGGCCAGGTCAACCGGGTCGACTCGGCGCGGTTGGCGGTGTCGCGGGCCGGTGCCGACCGGGCCGCGGGCTCGGTCGCCGCGTCCGACGCGTTCTTCCCGTTCCCGGACGGCTTCCAGATCCTGGCCGACGCCGGGGTGCGGGCGGTCGTGCAGCCGGGTGGCTCGATCCGTGACGACGAGGTGATCGCGGCCGCTTCGGCGGCGGGCGTGACCATGTATCTGACCGGGGCCCGGCACTTCTTCCACTAG
- the purN gene encoding phosphoribosylglycinamide formyltransferase, which yields MPAPARIVVLISGSGSNLAALLDACADPGYGAAVVAVGADRDDIAGLERAAAAGLPTFVERVKDHPTRDAWDVALTHRVAQHKPDLVVSAGFLKLVGTHFLTAFGDRYLNTHNALLPAFPGIHGPRDALDYGVKLAGATLFFVDAGVDTGPIVAQVAVPVLDDDTEDTLTERIKVAERRQLVDNVGRLVREGWTITGRKVTIP from the coding sequence GTGCCCGCGCCCGCTCGCATCGTGGTCCTGATCTCCGGTTCCGGCAGCAACCTGGCTGCCCTGCTCGATGCCTGCGCCGATCCCGGCTACGGCGCGGCGGTGGTGGCCGTCGGCGCCGACCGCGACGACATCGCCGGGCTGGAGCGTGCGGCCGCCGCCGGGCTGCCGACCTTCGTCGAACGGGTGAAAGACCACCCCACCAGGGACGCCTGGGATGTCGCGCTGACCCACCGGGTCGCCCAGCACAAGCCCGACCTGGTCGTCTCCGCCGGCTTCCTCAAGCTGGTCGGCACCCATTTCCTCACCGCGTTCGGCGACCGCTACCTCAACACCCACAACGCGTTGCTGCCCGCGTTCCCCGGCATCCACGGGCCGCGCGACGCGCTCGACTACGGGGTCAAGCTGGCCGGCGCGACGCTGTTCTTCGTCGACGCGGGTGTCGACACCGGACCGATCGTCGCCCAGGTCGCCGTGCCGGTCCTCGACGACGACACCGAGGACACGCTCACCGAGCGGATCAAGGTCGCCGAACGGCGCCAGCTCGTCGACAACGTCGGCCGCCTGGTCCGCGAGGGCTGGACCATCACCGGAAGAAAGGTCACCATCCCGTGA
- a CDS encoding DUF6350 family protein has protein sequence MRSPTPDGQSPAADDQRDPPAGPIPGMGTDQSAIGFDLPRHDDPPLRRAPEPEPDLQPEPDNRITERIDVGNRETVRLPRQRPAPRDAGRAPLLIAGSVAALFAATVSFLPVAVALTLAQLTAGVSELGGATRAGLAGWLLAHGVPLGTSLGPLGLPPLAVAVFAAWRVARAGVHTSRAYGIAQRGSPLQAATVALTVGLGYGVVGTAAALLVDQPGMQVSALRAFLNLTVFGTVAALVGALRVTGALRVTAVRMRPVLRDGIRTGVVGAVLVLGAGAAMAGLSVALSGGDAADVLGAYRTGVAGQVGITLICLAYAPNAAVWAAAYLLGPGFAVGVDTTVRTTEVDVGSLLPVPLAAGIPQGPVGGLGALLLALPLLAGMIAGWLLARRVLRLRAGDRYGRDRSWGALVGAAAVGGPVAGLLLGLAAQVSRGSVGGPLLVDMGPVAWQVALAGTIVVTIGATVGAAATRALAGP, from the coding sequence ATGCGCAGTCCGACCCCCGACGGCCAGTCCCCGGCCGCCGACGACCAGCGGGACCCGCCGGCGGGCCCGATCCCCGGCATGGGCACGGACCAATCGGCGATCGGTTTCGACCTGCCGCGCCACGACGACCCGCCGTTGCGCCGCGCACCGGAGCCCGAACCTGATCTCCAGCCGGAGCCGGACAACCGGATCACCGAGCGGATCGACGTGGGCAACCGCGAGACGGTCCGGCTGCCCCGCCAGCGACCGGCGCCGCGCGACGCCGGCCGGGCGCCGCTGCTGATCGCCGGCTCGGTCGCCGCCCTGTTCGCCGCGACCGTCTCGTTCCTGCCGGTCGCCGTCGCGCTCACCCTGGCCCAGCTCACCGCGGGGGTCAGCGAACTCGGCGGGGCCACCCGCGCCGGGCTGGCCGGCTGGCTGCTCGCGCACGGCGTACCCCTGGGCACGTCTCTGGGTCCGCTCGGTCTTCCGCCCCTCGCCGTCGCCGTCTTCGCCGCCTGGCGGGTGGCCCGCGCCGGGGTGCACACCAGCCGCGCCTACGGCATCGCCCAGCGCGGGTCACCGTTGCAGGCCGCGACCGTGGCGCTCACCGTCGGACTCGGCTACGGCGTGGTCGGCACGGCCGCCGCGCTGCTCGTCGACCAGCCCGGGATGCAGGTCTCCGCGCTGCGGGCGTTCCTCAACCTGACCGTCTTCGGCACGGTCGCGGCACTGGTCGGTGCGCTGCGGGTGACCGGAGCCCTGCGGGTCACCGCGGTCCGGATGCGGCCGGTGCTGCGCGACGGGATCCGCACCGGCGTGGTCGGCGCGGTCCTGGTGCTCGGCGCCGGTGCCGCGATGGCCGGGCTTTCGGTCGCGCTCAGCGGTGGTGACGCCGCCGACGTGCTCGGCGCCTACCGCACCGGGGTCGCCGGCCAGGTGGGCATCACGCTGATCTGCCTGGCCTACGCGCCGAACGCCGCCGTCTGGGCCGCCGCCTACCTGCTCGGTCCCGGCTTCGCGGTGGGTGTCGACACCACCGTGCGGACCACCGAGGTCGACGTCGGTTCGCTGCTGCCGGTGCCGCTGGCCGCCGGGATTCCGCAAGGTCCGGTCGGCGGCCTGGGCGCGTTGCTGCTCGCGCTGCCGCTGCTGGCCGGCATGATCGCCGGCTGGCTGCTGGCCCGCCGGGTGCTCCGGTTGCGGGCCGGCGACCGCTACGGCCGCGACCGCTCGTGGGGTGCCCTGGTCGGTGCCGCCGCGGTCGGCGGGCCGGTCGCCGGGCTGCTGCTCGGCCTGGCCGCGCAGGTCTCCCGCGGCTCGGTCGGCGGGCCGCTGCTGGTCGACATGGGACCCGTGGCCTGGCAGGTCGCGCTGGCCGGCACGATCGTCGTGACGATCGGCGCCACGGTCGGCGCCGCCGCGACCCGGGCCCTCGCCGGCCCTTAA
- the sucD gene encoding succinate--CoA ligase subunit alpha — protein MAIWLTKDSKVIVQGMTGSEGSKHTRRMLAAGTHVVGGVNPRKAGTTVDFDGTSLPVFASVADAIKETGADVSVIFVPPQFTKAAVVEAIDAEIPLAVVITEGVPVHDTAAFWAYNVEKGQKTRIIGPNCPGIASPGASNAGIIPADITPAGRIGLVSKSGTLTYQLMYELRDIGFSTSVGIGGDPVIGTTHIDALAAFQDDPDTDAIVMIGEIGGDAEERAAAFIKENVTKPVVAYIAGFTAPPGKTMGHAGAIISGSSGTADAKKVALEAAGVRVGKTPSETARLMRDVIQNG, from the coding sequence ATGGCAATCTGGCTGACCAAGGACTCGAAGGTCATCGTGCAAGGGATGACCGGCTCCGAGGGTTCCAAGCACACCCGGCGCATGCTGGCCGCGGGCACCCACGTCGTCGGCGGCGTCAACCCGCGTAAGGCGGGCACGACCGTCGACTTCGACGGCACCTCGCTGCCGGTCTTCGCGTCGGTCGCCGACGCGATCAAGGAGACCGGCGCCGACGTGTCGGTCATCTTCGTGCCGCCGCAGTTCACCAAGGCCGCCGTGGTCGAGGCGATCGACGCCGAGATCCCGCTGGCCGTGGTGATCACCGAGGGCGTGCCGGTGCACGACACCGCCGCGTTCTGGGCCTACAACGTCGAGAAGGGCCAGAAGACCCGGATCATCGGGCCCAACTGCCCCGGCATCGCCTCGCCCGGCGCGTCCAACGCGGGCATCATCCCCGCCGACATCACCCCCGCCGGCCGGATCGGCCTGGTCAGCAAGAGCGGCACGCTGACCTACCAGCTCATGTACGAGCTGCGCGACATCGGCTTCTCGACCAGCGTGGGCATCGGCGGCGACCCGGTGATCGGCACGACGCACATCGACGCGCTGGCCGCCTTCCAGGACGACCCCGACACCGACGCGATCGTCATGATCGGTGAGATCGGTGGCGACGCCGAGGAGCGGGCGGCCGCGTTCATCAAGGAGAACGTGACCAAGCCGGTGGTCGCCTACATCGCCGGCTTCACCGCCCCGCCCGGCAAGACCATGGGCCACGCGGGCGCGATCATCTCGGGCTCGTCCGGCACCGCCGACGCCAAGAAGGTGGCGCTGGAGGCGGCCGGGGTGCGGGTCGGCAAGACGCCGAGCGAGACCGCGCGACTGATGCGCGACGTCATCCAGAACGGCTAA
- the sucC gene encoding ADP-forming succinate--CoA ligase subunit beta has protein sequence MDLYEYQGRDLFERHGLPVLAGGVAETPEEARAIAERLGGRVVVKAQVKVGGRGKAGGVKLAEGPEETVARATDILGMDIKGHTVHKVMLAETADIVEEYYFSYLLDRANRTFLCIASVAGGMDIEQVAVETPDKVAKVAIDPNKGVDVATAREIVTKAQFPAEVADEIIEIAIKLWRAFVAEDATLVEVNPLAKVASGRVLCLDAKITLDENAGFRHPDHEALVDQSAVDPIEQAAKAKDLNYVKLDGEVGIIGNGAGLVMSTLDVVAYAGEGHGGVKPANFLDIGGGASAAVMANGLEIVLSDPSVKSVFVNVFGGITACDEVANGIIQALALLEQRGEAVTKPLVVRLDGNNAEAGRAILGGAANPLVERVDTMDGAAERAAELAAAGV, from the coding sequence GTGGACCTGTACGAGTACCAGGGGCGCGATCTCTTCGAGCGACACGGGCTCCCCGTGCTCGCCGGCGGTGTCGCCGAGACCCCCGAGGAGGCCCGCGCGATCGCCGAACGGCTCGGTGGCCGCGTGGTCGTTAAGGCTCAGGTCAAGGTCGGCGGCCGCGGCAAGGCCGGCGGCGTCAAGCTGGCCGAGGGGCCGGAGGAGACGGTTGCCCGGGCGACCGACATCCTCGGGATGGATATCAAGGGCCACACGGTCCACAAGGTGATGCTGGCCGAGACCGCCGACATCGTCGAGGAATACTACTTTTCCTACCTGCTCGACCGCGCCAACCGCACGTTCCTGTGCATCGCGAGCGTGGCCGGCGGCATGGACATCGAGCAGGTCGCCGTGGAGACCCCCGACAAGGTCGCCAAGGTCGCCATCGACCCCAACAAGGGCGTCGACGTCGCGACCGCGCGGGAGATCGTCACCAAGGCGCAGTTCCCGGCCGAGGTTGCCGACGAGATCATCGAGATCGCGATCAAGCTGTGGCGGGCGTTCGTCGCCGAAGACGCCACGCTGGTCGAGGTCAACCCCCTGGCGAAGGTGGCCAGCGGCCGGGTGCTCTGCCTCGACGCCAAGATCACCCTGGACGAGAACGCCGGTTTCCGGCACCCCGACCACGAGGCGCTGGTCGACCAGAGCGCGGTCGACCCGATCGAGCAGGCCGCCAAGGCCAAGGACCTCAACTACGTCAAGCTCGACGGTGAGGTCGGCATCATCGGCAACGGTGCTGGGCTGGTCATGTCGACCCTCGACGTGGTCGCCTACGCGGGCGAGGGGCACGGCGGCGTCAAGCCGGCCAACTTCCTCGACATCGGCGGCGGCGCGAGCGCGGCCGTGATGGCCAACGGCCTGGAGATCGTGCTCTCCGACCCGAGCGTGAAGAGCGTCTTCGTCAACGTCTTCGGCGGGATCACCGCCTGCGACGAGGTCGCCAACGGCATCATCCAGGCGCTGGCGCTGCTCGAGCAGCGCGGCGAGGCGGTCACCAAGCCGCTGGTCGTCCGCCTGGACGGCAACAACGCCGAGGCCGGTCGCGCGATCCTCGGCGGCGCGGCCAACCCGCTCGTCGAGCGGGTAGACACAATGGATGGTGCGGCCGAGCGCGCCGCCGAACTCGCGGCTGCGGGGGTCTGA
- a CDS encoding cobalamin B12-binding domain-containing protein, protein MSSRVRVVVAKPGLDGHDRGAKIVARALRDAGMEVVYTGLHQTPEQIVETAIQEDADAVGLSVLSGAHMTLFKRVLELLESRGAADIVVFGGGIIPEADIPELKRIGVAKIFTPGAATQTIVDWVRENVAQPVS, encoded by the coding sequence ATGAGCTCACGTGTGCGGGTGGTGGTCGCCAAGCCCGGCCTGGACGGGCACGACCGTGGCGCCAAGATTGTCGCGCGCGCGTTGCGTGACGCGGGCATGGAGGTCGTCTACACCGGTCTGCACCAGACACCGGAGCAGATTGTCGAGACCGCCATCCAGGAAGATGCCGACGCGGTCGGCCTATCGGTGCTGTCCGGCGCGCATATGACGCTGTTCAAGCGGGTTCTCGAACTACTCGAATCCCGCGGCGCCGCCGATATCGTGGTGTTCGGTGGCGGCATCATTCCCGAAGCCGACATTCCCGAGCTTAAGCGGATAGGCGTGGCAAAGATCTTCACGCCGGGCGCGGCCACCCAGACCATCGTCGACTGGGTGCGGGAAAACGTCGCTCAACCAGTCAGTTAG
- a CDS encoding M23 family metallopeptidase, with translation MRQRLSSEKDRYRGRRRVPTPPRSRYAIVVTGAFVGAGVVALGASAMPDAKTVDPQVLAGLHETGVDNALHERAQDATKASRSERSPKLETSLAESPDVWQLPLSGYTFTTPYGMQGDELHAGIDLVAPEGAPFSAVHAGVVKEAGWIGGYGMAVIIDNGDGSEVIYAHARQLLVQKGQQVKAGDMIGLVGSTGHSRGPQLTIETQVNGESTDPIPFFKERGVDIQLQVDSIYG, from the coding sequence GTGCGCCAGCGCTTGTCGTCTGAGAAGGACCGATATCGCGGTCGGCGACGCGTCCCTACCCCGCCTCGCAGCCGTTACGCGATCGTCGTCACCGGTGCGTTCGTCGGAGCGGGCGTGGTCGCCCTCGGCGCCAGCGCGATGCCCGACGCCAAGACTGTCGACCCCCAGGTCCTCGCCGGCCTGCACGAAACCGGTGTCGACAACGCTCTGCACGAGCGCGCACAAGACGCCACCAAGGCCTCGCGGTCCGAGCGCTCGCCGAAGCTGGAGACCTCGCTCGCCGAGTCTCCCGACGTCTGGCAGCTCCCGCTCTCCGGCTACACCTTCACCACCCCCTATGGCATGCAGGGCGACGAGCTGCACGCCGGCATCGACCTGGTCGCGCCCGAGGGTGCGCCGTTCTCCGCCGTGCACGCCGGCGTCGTCAAGGAAGCCGGCTGGATCGGTGGCTACGGCATGGCCGTGATCATCGACAACGGCGACGGCAGCGAGGTCATCTACGCCCACGCGCGCCAGCTCCTCGTGCAGAAGGGCCAGCAGGTCAAGGCCGGCGACATGATCGGCCTGGTCGGCAGCACCGGCCACTCGCGCGGGCCGCAGCTGACCATCGAAACGCAGGTCAATGGCGAGTCCACCGACCCGATCCCGTTCTTCAAGGAGCGCGGAGTGGACATCCAGCTACAAGTGGACTCAATCTACGGCTGA